The Coraliomargarita parva region CTGGATCCATACATCGCGGAGGCCGACGATGGCGGAACCCTTGGTGCCGTCGACTTGCATGGTGAGCAGGTCGTCGCGGCGCACGCGCACGTTCCAGGAAGAGTTGAAGTGGCAGATCACACCGTTCTCCAATTCGAATGTGGAGTAGGCCGAGTCGTCGGCGGTGCACTTGTAGGGCTTACCTTCTTCATCGATCCGCTCGGGGATGTGCGTTGCAGCCAGGCAGCTGACGCTCTTCACCGCACCGAAGAGATTGTCGATGACGTAGCGCCAGTGGCAAAGCATGTCGACGATCATGCCGCCGCCGTCTTCCTTGCGGTAGTTCCAGGACGGGCGTTGCGGCGGGACGGTGTGGCCTTCGAAGACCCAGTAGCCGAACTCGCCGCGGACCGACATGATGTCGCCGAAGAAGTCGTTTTCGACCAGACGCTTGAACTTGACCATGCCCGGCAGCCAGAGCTTGTCCTGCACCACGCCGTTTTTAACGCCGGCGTCACGGCAGATTTCATAGAGCTTGTAGGCATCCTCGGTCTTGATCGCGGTCGGCTTTTCGCAGTAAACGTGCTTACCGGCGGCGGCCGCTTGCTTGACCGCATCAAAGCGGCGCAGCGTGCTTTGCGCGTCGAAGTAGATCGGGTAGTCCGGATCTGTCATGACGCTGTCGAGATCAGTCGTGTATTTGGTCACGCTGGTTTGCTCGATCAGTGCCTTCAGCTTGACCTCGTTACGGCCGACCAGGATAGGGTCGGGCATGATGACTTCGGTCGGGCTGACTTTGACGCCGCCTTGCTTAATGATTGCGTCGATGGAGCGGAGCAGGTGCTGGTTGGTGCCCATGCGCCCGGTCACACCGTTCATGATGATACCGATTCTGTGGATTTTCATAGTATATATTGGAGTTGTTCGGTTTTCGGTTAACCAGTTTTCAGTTGGCTGGTTCCTTGTTTAGTTGGGAAATCATTTGAACCGCAGATGAACACGGATGGACACGGATATGTTTAAACCAAAATCAGCGTGAATCTGTGGTTGTTTAAACGTGCTCCTTGTAGGCTTTGATGATCTTTTCGAGATACTCGTCCTGATCCGTGGCCCAGTGGCGGGTGGAGAAGACCTCGACTTCGATCGGGCCGTCGAATCCGGTGGTTTCAACGAGCTTGCGGATGCCGCGGTTGTCGATGCAGCCTTCGCCCATCAGGCCGCGATCATTGAGCATGTCGGCGGTCGGAGTCATCCAGTCGCAGACGTGGAAGCCGATGATGCGCTTTCCGGCGCGTTTGATTTCCTGCTCGAGGCAGGGATCCCACCAGATGTGGTAAACGTCGGCCGCGATGCCGACCCATTCGTCGCCTAGCTGGTCGATCATATCGTTACACTGGCCGATGGTGTTCACGGCGCTGCGGCAATCGGCATACATCGGGTGGAGCGGTTCGATGGAAAGTTTGACGCCGACCTTGCTGGCATGGTCGATCAGCGAAGCGATGCCTGCGGTGATCTGCTTGCGGTTCTCCGTGATGTCCAGTTCCGGTTTGGCCCCGCAGACGAGCACGACTTGCGGTGCGCCCACTGCAGCGGCTTCGTCGAGGGCCTTGATGTTGTCGTCATAGGCGGCCTGCTTTTCAGCTACACTGAGATACGGGTAAAAGCCGCTGCGCACGAGTGAGACGGCCTTGAGGCCATGGTCGTCGAGCATCTTTTTGGACTCGGCGAGCGGACGCCCGTCCAGCCATTGACGCCAGAGGCCGACACCGGGTACACCGGCAGCGGAATACTTGGCGCAAGCGGTGGGGAGGTCCCACGGCTTTGTGGTCATTGTGTGGATTGCTAAGCGGGATAAATCGTTCACGATTTTCAGTTCTCCTGTTTTCAGTTATTCGGTTATCAGTTTGATTCTGAAATGAGCTGCTTGAGCACTTTCGCATCTTCGAGGAGCTGCTCCGGTTGGTCGTCCTTGACGAATTCAAAGATGATGTAGCGGTCGCCTTCGGCTTGACGGATCAGCTTTAGGTATTCGGTCCAGGGGGCGATACCATCAGCCAGCGCATGGCGATCCTGCCAGCCATTGGCCCCCCAGTGGAAACAGTGCACGTGGCTCATGTGCGGCAGTGCGGCTTTGAGTTCGGGAATGTCGCCTTCGAAGGTGCCGCAGGTGCGGGGTTGCCAGTAGAGCTTGAGCTCGGGCAAGCCGACTTCCTTTAAGAGCTGATGAGCGGATGCTTGTGTGTCCGTTAAAGTACCGCCATGGTATTCGAGTGCGATGGTGATATCCAGCTCCTTGGCAGCATGCACCATGCGGCGGAGACGCTCGGCGACTTCGTCGCGGTAAGCTTGATCCGCATCTTCTGAACCTTTGTCGCCTGCCCAGACGCGGATTGCCGGAGCGCCGAGTGCTTGCGCGGTTTCCAGAAAGTCAGTCATTTCACCAGACGCTTCCGTGCAGCGGTAGTAGGAACCGTAGGAACACACGGTGAGGCCGGCGGCTTCGGTCTTGGCTCTGACTTCGGCGGCCAGTTCGAGTTCGCCCTGTGGGACGTGGACATCGCTGCCCCATTCGATACCGTTAAGTTCGGCCTTGGCTGCCAGTTCGATGATTTCGTCGACCGAAAGTTGTCGGAATGTAATCGAGGTGAGTCCTGTTTGTAGCATGTCGTCTCTTAAAAGCGGTGGGTTTTTTCCAAGTGGAGGATCACCATTTCACTGTCCTCGAGGATCTCGTAGCTGTGCTCCAGGGCGGCATCGAATTTGAGTGCCTGACCGGGGGTCAATGTGTGCTGTTCGCGGGGCAGGGTAATCGTGATGCTGCCTTTGCGTACCCAGCAGATTTCAAATTCATCGCCGTGGGCTTCGGGTTTTTTGAGCTGTTCGCCGGCCTTGGCCTTGGCATAGAAACAATCAATGCCCTTGAAATTGACCCGTTCGAAGTCGAAGGGTCCAGAGGTGTAGCACTCTGCTTTCTTAGCGTGGGCCGAGCAGGATTCGGCCAGATTCAACAGATCGGTGGCGGACAGGCCGAAGACGCGGGCCAGCCGGTACAAGGTGTCGAGCTCGACCATGTTCTGGTTGCGTTCAAGCTTCGAGAGTCCGGCGATCGATATGTTCGATTTCTGGGAAACATCTTCCAGCGTCATCCCCGCACGCTTACGTAGTTCGCGCACGATTGAGAAGTCGAGGGTAAGGTCGGAGTTTTTCATGGTTTCGCTTTATTAATTGCAATCTGAGAAAAAAATGCAATGAAATTTATTTTTAAACGAAAATATGGCTGTCTCGCTAACATACGGATTGATCGCTGCGCTCGGCTATGCCATCGCCGCGATTCTCTCGAAACGCGCTTTAGCGGAAGGCGCGGGAGTGATGCGTGTGGCCTTTGTTGCGAATCTGCTCTTTGTGGCTGTTTTCGGATGTTATCTGCTTGGCGATTGGTCTGGTTTCTCACTCAAGCAGATACACTTGCCGATGATCTGCGGAGGCCTGTTTTTTCTCGGGCAATTGTTCACCTTTGCTTCGATCCGGGTGGGGGATGTGAGTGTGCAAACTCCGATCATGGGAACGAAGGTTATGTTTGTTGTCCTGATTGGCTTGGCGCTCGGGACGGAGGCACCCAGCTCAAAATTAATGCTGGTAGCCTCGGCTGTGATGGTGGC contains the following coding sequences:
- a CDS encoding Gfo/Idh/MocA family protein, coding for MKIHRIGIIMNGVTGRMGTNQHLLRSIDAIIKQGGVKVSPTEVIMPDPILVGRNEVKLKALIEQTSVTKYTTDLDSVMTDPDYPIYFDAQSTLRRFDAVKQAAAAGKHVYCEKPTAIKTEDAYKLYEICRDAGVKNGVVQDKLWLPGMVKFKRLVENDFFGDIMSVRGEFGYWVFEGHTVPPQRPSWNYRKEDGGGMIVDMLCHWRYVIDNLFGAVKSVSCLAATHIPERIDEEGKPYKCTADDSAYSTFELENGVICHFNSSWNVRVRRDDLLTMQVDGTKGSAIVGLRDVWIQHYGNTPRPVWNPDIKQPIDFFDGWQKVPEQETYDNAFKIQWELFLRHVVLDEPFRWNLLEGAKGVQLAEYGIKSSDERKWLDLPELKA
- a CDS encoding helix-turn-helix domain-containing protein, with translation MKNSDLTLDFSIVRELRKRAGMTLEDVSQKSNISIAGLSKLERNQNMVELDTLYRLARVFGLSATDLLNLAESCSAHAKKAECYTSGPFDFERVNFKGIDCFYAKAKAGEQLKKPEAHGDEFEICWVRKGSITITLPREQHTLTPGQALKFDAALEHSYEILEDSEMVILHLEKTHRF
- a CDS encoding sugar phosphate isomerase/epimerase family protein — protein: MTTKPWDLPTACAKYSAAGVPGVGLWRQWLDGRPLAESKKMLDDHGLKAVSLVRSGFYPYLSVAEKQAAYDDNIKALDEAAAVGAPQVVLVCGAKPELDITENRKQITAGIASLIDHASKVGVKLSIEPLHPMYADCRSAVNTIGQCNDMIDQLGDEWVGIAADVYHIWWDPCLEQEIKRAGKRIIGFHVCDWMTPTADMLNDRGLMGEGCIDNRGIRKLVETTGFDGPIEVEVFSTRHWATDQDEYLEKIIKAYKEHV
- a CDS encoding sugar phosphate isomerase/epimerase family protein, producing the protein MLQTGLTSITFRQLSVDEIIELAAKAELNGIEWGSDVHVPQGELELAAEVRAKTEAAGLTVCSYGSYYRCTEASGEMTDFLETAQALGAPAIRVWAGDKGSEDADQAYRDEVAERLRRMVHAAKELDITIALEYHGGTLTDTQASAHQLLKEVGLPELKLYWQPRTCGTFEGDIPELKAALPHMSHVHCFHWGANGWQDRHALADGIAPWTEYLKLIRQAEGDRYIIFEFVKDDQPEQLLEDAKVLKQLISESN